The Arachis ipaensis cultivar K30076 chromosome B07, Araip1.1, whole genome shotgun sequence genome includes a window with the following:
- the LOC107608577 gene encoding snakin-2-like, which yields MALSKLLPVSLILSFLLLQHLIEDNQLVSSEGLHGSLTVERIDCNEACDVRCSKTSRPDLCKRACGTCCQRCNCVPPGYSGNQRACPCYYNQITHGGRRKCP from the exons ATGGCTCTCTCTAAGCTTTTACCTGTTTCCCTTAttctctcttttctccttctcCAGCACCTTATTGAAGACAATCAATTG GTATCTTCAGAGGGACTACATGGTTCTCTTACCGTTGAGAGGATAG ATTGCAATGAAGCATGTGACGTAAGATGCAGCAAAACATCACGGCCGGACCTATGCAAGAGAGCATGCGGAACATGCTGCCAACGATGCAACTGCGTTCCACCGGGCTATTCCGGCAACCAACGAGCGTGTCCTTGTTATTACAACCAAATCACCCATGGTGGCAGACGCAAGTGCCCTTAA